TGTGGAAGAATCCCTGAAAGATTAAACTGTCACAGTATTAACTAGCAGGAAACAGAGACATTTACGAGTTAATCATTAATTGAGCTTTTTCCTCGTATCACACACTTTCTTTTGAGTCAAAACTTTCTAAAGTCTCGTAAATAAGAGAGCGCCTTCTTGACACTCCATTAAACTTTTGTTCTATGAAAGTATTTATTGATTTCCTGCagaaactgtttttgttttgggaTTAACTTATTTCTAAGGGCATTTTTCTTTGTCACCCACAGTATTTCACATGCCTGCTGCTCATCCTGATTGGCCAGGTCACTGCTGGAGTTCTCATTTACTTCCAAAGAGATCAGGTAATATATTACTTTaaacctctttttcctctcagtAAATTTTTATAGGCTTACATTTGCCTGTCTTTTCTGCCCCATTATCCCACCCCACCTGGAATCTACAGGGATCTGTGCTTCCACTCTTATCTATGAATGCCGTCTTTATTTTGAAGCTGATGTGAAGTGTAGATCTGTTGCTTTGTGAGTGGAAAATGACTAGAACGTAATGAATGGGTGATGGTTGTAGATAATGTCGAGAGCAGAGAGAGCTCCTCTACGAAAGGTTTCGAATTATGTATTGTAGGATGTAACTGACCAAAGATAAGATGAGATGAATTATGTTGCCGAAACAGAAACGTTGAGGTCTACAAAGAGGTCTTGGTGTAACAGCGCCCCCTCTAGGTGTGTTTGTTCTATGATGTGGTGTGTGACACGAACCTGTACAGCCAGACGGCCAGTTAGCAGCAGCATGATGGCAGAGATAAACACAGGATTACCCATTTGGTTCTTTCCTCAGGGATATTTAGTGATAATTTGCTCTTTCAAGTCTCTCCAACATAGATGGATGCTAATTATAGGCCCTCGTATCGTCTCATCAAACTATCCTCGTTGActtcaaaatcaaaaatccCTTTATTCCACTGCCTCCTCCATGTGGATGTCTTTAGACTTCAGAATTCAGCCGAATGTTCCACTTTTCTGTCCTGTGACCTTAAAGCGAGGCCAAAAAGAACCAATAAAATGCAGTTCCAAACTCAGCTCAGTGTCTGTGTCCAGAAAACATTGACCTACTTAAGATAATTCACAAACCCGTCATGGCCCGGTTTCATGCAGGACccatttccttcttcttctttcgcCGACATTACCACAGACAGACCTACACACATAGGGAGAAGCCAGGATGTAAATAATAATGCCGTCTTCCTTTGGTTTATCTTTAGTTCTCTGGTAACTAAAACAGGTTCTCACATGAAAGTGGTCAAATTATCAGCACTGAATCTGAGATCAGCGCCGCTGCCTTCGAGTTGATTCGAAATCTACTATTATGTAGAAAAAGCTCATGCATGTTGCGACATGAactttcactgctgctgttgtgggtTTTAAACCGTCCTGCGAGTAATAGAAGACGCCTGAATAAAAGCAGCGCCCGCGTTTGTTTGGACGGAATGTGTGAGGGGTGTGTTGTGTTGATCACTCACTTTAGACCAGTTCTGGGCTCTGAACCTCTGATATTGCCTCAGCTGTTTACCCTccagcgtgcatgtgcgtgtgtgtgtgtgtgtgtgtgtgtgtgtagttctgGAGCTGCTCCCTGTATTTAAGGCTCACCACAGGCCAGGGTGGTGCCCTTTCCCAGAATAGGGAGAGGCAGCCACTCATCTCCTGCAGAGCTCTGACGATACATCGCTGCCATCTCTCTGTGGTCTTCCCCACATTGACGCAGGACCACGTGTCCCTTCAGCTGTGTTTGTTCACTGTTTTATGTCAGGATTCATGTAGACGCTCAGAGCTGCTACCCTTGGAACCCTGGACATGTTTTAACCTAACGTATGGAATCATCTCCGTCTCATTTCAATTATGTCCTTATATTACGATCTCCCCTAGTTGAAACACGAGATGTCCAACATCATAAAGGACATGATCGTCAACTACACTGGTGTGAACAGGACTGCCGAGAGCACGTGGGATTACGTCCAGAAGTCGGTGAGATGCTGCTACGTTGTCCCTGTTTTAATGCAGCAGATTCAGAAATCTGAAGTGTCTCAGCTGAACTGTAAGAATGAGCGTTTCAACAAACTTATCTCCTTTCTGAGCCGGCAGCAGTTTGAGGCTAAAGAAGAGTATTTTATTATTGATAGGTTTGCCTTCCTTCACATCTTCAGGTTGAAGGTTTTGCTCCTTACTTGGCACTTTCTCTGTCCTCTAACTCTGTCACCTGTCATTCCCTCCTGTGCATGATAAAAAACCTTCTCCATCAGATGAAGTGCTGTGGGTGGACTGGGCCTGGAAACTGGTCTGACAACCTCATAATCAAGAACAGCTTCCAGAACCTCTACCCTTGCTCCTGTCGCAACGAGTCCCTGCCCGGCTCGGACATCAAGCTCGAGGGCCTGTGTGAACACCTGTCCGCGGATCTCCCCGTGTTCGAGACGGTGCGTAACACCCTGAGCTCCACCGAGACTCATCAGCGTCTCTACTTGAGCTAATCTTAGATTGGAATTCCACACCTTGTGATTTCCTCAGACTCATTTTCCTCCTGAAAATGGGGGGAAAGTCCGGCGTGTTTGCACAGCGTGATTCTGTTGCGAGTAGAGGGGAAGACCTATTGTTCTGCTGTTTGGGCTGCGTGCTTCAGAAGCTCCGCTCTCCACATTTCCTCAGCTCAGCCAAGCCCTGTTATTCTTCCCCTCACTGACTCAATCCAAAGTCAACAAGCTGTGTTTTGAAAAGGCTCTCTTGATGTCCGCCTCGGATCACGGAGACATTCGTCTTCCTCCTGCACGTGGGCCTCcaactctgtctctgtctctcctgcAGGGCTGCATAACCAATGTGGAGAAATGGCTCCTGGAAAACTGCGGAGTGATCTTGGGAATCTGTGCCGGGGTGGCTGTCATTGAGGTACAATCCCCTCTATTCTCGAACCGTAGTGATGCTTTAACATCCTGGCTACAGGTGTTCCTCTCTGAATACTCAGCAAGACGTTACAGATTAGAATGAAGGGATTTGTACACAGTAAGACTCATTTGCTAGCATCAGAATGCTAATTTGTTTAATTAAGAAACCTTAAAAAagatattgttttgtttttttaatttggctgcagattaaaaactgtagtttgttttaaaaggatttaaagGCAGGTTGACCGGTGAGTTGTGGCAGACATAACTGAGCTGAGTGGGCTTTATTTCCCTCAGCTCCTCGGGATGATCCTCTCCATGTGTCTGTGCAAGAGCGTCGTCCAGGAGGATTATAGCAAGGTGCCGAAGTACTGAGGTGAAGACAGAGGCAGCTTCCCAGCACACGCACGGACGGAGGCCTCGCTCTCGCCCTCTGCTTGCCCCTCATCCTTATACGAACACACATAAATTAAGACGGCTGTCTCCACCTGCCTCAGCAGCTGTGCAGACCTCACAACCCACACATGCAgagcacacacagctcacactcCACTCAGACTTGCTGGACTTCAGACATTTCAGTTTGGGATTTTCTGTAATTTACTTTTTGTTGGGTCTCGTAGCTGTTTGCTGTCCAACTCCATGCAACAGTTTATCTATTTGTCATCATTTCTTGACCTCGATGAAGCGCTTGCTATGGTAGAAGAAAGAGCACTTTAGTTGTGTTTGTTAACGGGGGGGCGTACAGGGACGGGACAGagagatggggggtggggggagctgTGAGGATTATTGCTACAGCGTGATTCTGCAGCTGCTATTTTTGGTTGAGGGTGGGGCAGCAGCCCATGGCTTAGCCGGGGCAGGGCCCCTGTGGTAAAGGCTCTGACTCCTTTCATCAACTCCTTGTACCCAGCAGATCTGCCATTATCCTGCGTTCACACCCACCACTGGGGTGGCGTCACGTCTCTGCGTCCCTCTGGGGTGTGACTGGTTACCAGTAGCTTCCCGAAATGACTCGTTTtataacataaaagtgtttgtatgacatgtttttttttatatctttgTGTTATCTGTTATGTACATATGAATTAAGCAAGGGAGTTACGGCATTTCAGCCTTTTGTATGGGAACGTCTCCCTCacgcttttattttaaaagtcctgcttgtcatttcctgtctgatgcTATTCATGTTCAGAGAGCTGTCGCAGCAGCTTGTCAGCGCAATTTAGGCCTGAATCAGAGAAATTGGAAGCCACGTTTTCATTTCTTTACCACCACAGGAGTTTGTAAAACACACCACGAAGTCTCTCATCAAGGCAGTGACATAAGAAAATGCGAGCGGTGCGACCACATTGTGTTTTCCCTTCTTGACATGTTTGTTTTACTAGAAGAACAAGCGAGGGAAATGTCGTAAACCAGCAGTGATTGTATATTTCAGAAGCCACTATGACCAGACGGCAACGGTTCATTAACTCGGGCTTGTCTCTCCTGATTTTACAGCAATGACTCCGAGTTTCCCCATCCCAGATTTTCCACGTCTCAGTTCCTTGATATCAGTAGAACAGTTTGTTTCTCAATGGAGCGTTTTCAATTCCAAGTTTTTCATGCCacattttaagtcattttaGAAACACAAAAGGATGAAATCAGGCCgttaaaatgtatttgtgtggGTTTCACTCACACTTTTCTTATATTCAACTTAAAAAGTTAATTTAACTCAATCAGATGAAGGGTTTTTACTGTATATTCAACTAGAGAAAGTAGTTGTGGAACTATATTCTATGTTTAAAAACGATTGTTTCTTTTGATACTATTGAAAACTCTTAATAAAACTGGACGAGAGGATCCTTTCAacactttctttcattttgaacaGCACAAACGTGCGTGATGGCGGTGGTTTATGTTCTGTAGTACCTCTGGTGACCAGTAGGCGGCAGTATTGAGCCACGGTGAGACGTGCCAGTCAAGACGATTTATGTGCAAATTAAAATCTTTGTCTTAATGTAAAATTTATAGATATTACAACATATACAACAGATTTATATTCAATTCCTGCTTGTACTCCCCACAACTGACTCAtttatttttagtgttttataTTAATTATGCCCAAGTGACAGACTTGCTTatcattcattctttttttggggggggggggtaataattGCAAAAGCAGTTACCAGAAAAAGCAGTTATAATGATGTGCAGTGCcagaaaacaatttaaaaatgcAGTTGCACATCAACCTTTCTGTGCTGGCTCTCAGCCCCGGTATAATGAGCAGCTTGGTGTTCTCTCAGGGGACTGGACATAACTTAAAGGGACGTGTGTCATTAGGGAGAAATGTCCgagtacagcagcagcatgtcgCCTCATCTGTGACACCTCCTCAGGTCACACATGGTTTTCAGTCAAAGTGTTACTGGATCCAGGCGTAAGGTGGAAAAAAGGAAGTAAAATGAATAATGTGCTGTGATTAGGGATAATGGACTCGTCATAACTGTTGAAAAGTGTTACAGATCATTGTGCGCATATGCTCATTGTACAAACACAACGAggaagtgcccccccccccccccccccacgactgTCAGTCAGCGAGCCCCGATCGGGGGGAGTGGGACAGATGATGAGCCCACGGAGACCTGgtgaaataaaagcatcaatAATGAAGCTCCCGCACCATCGGCGACCTGCAGAGCTTCACCCAGACTGTTGATAaagcacgccccccccccccccccccccccatatataTAGATGTaaagatgatgtcatggacTCAAGTGCGATGCACATTTGCAGGAAGACCTCTGTAGCTATTTGCCTCCATGTTTACTGGCGGCGCTCTGCTGCACCTGATGGCTGCCTCCTCCCAGcactaccaccccccccccccacaatggAACCCGTCCCCACCTGCAAACCGGCCCATCTGTCTGGTTTCCCTGCTTTTAATCTGCGTCGGGGATCATATATAAACAAACGGTGCTCCCAGCCCCCGCCTGCTGGTTATGGGTAATAACATAACTGGCCGGCTGTATTCCCAGACTCGTTCAGATTACTTCTGTGCCCGAGGACCTCTAATCATAAATGAGCAGTGTGAGTCACAGCCCTCGTACAGGATGGGCCCCGTTCCCTCAGCTGTTTAAATTGTCTCCGTGACAGGCTGAAAGGTGACAAGTGGCTGCAGGTCAGCGGGCGTCCGCCGCCTCATTTCCTGCCCCGCGGTCTGTCCAGTCCGGCGCCGCAGAGGAATGATGCGGCGAGTGACACAGGAGCACCTTCCTCTTCCACGCTTCATCTCTCTCCTCTGGGATAATCCACTGTGATGAGCTCTGCTCTCCACGCTGCCTCTCTGGCCCTTTAGTGAAGGGGGGGGCGAGGCTCTCGCATGCGTCCTGTCATATGGAGCCTGGCCGAGCCGCTCTTGCCCTCAACATGCTCAATCCCGTGTTTTCATAGTTCTGTCTGGCCTTTTTTCTGTACTTTACTACAATTTGCATGTATTTATGATTAAATTGGGGAGGACAGATGTGTACTTCACTTTGATTTATgccttttattcctttttttcagaCTGGCTCACCTTGGGAATGTTGAAAAGGCTTTTATTGTTACTTTTGAGCTTTGGGTACTTTTACATAAAATCTAAAATTATTTTTCCCATTTATGGTAATTCTGTCGGTTTAAGGCACTCCAGTCCTCCTTTGACAGCCTGTGGTccagttgacctctgaccctcagcAGAATGGGATGGAGTGAAGTCTTCCGTTGACACCTCGGTGCGTTTGCGTATTGGCACGTTCGTTGCTAATAAAAGGAACCGGGACGCGCTCAGCTTGACAGCAGCATCTTCGATCCGTTTCCTGTTTTGATTTCTGACTGTTGACTGGTGGGTGAAAACCAAAAGGTCACAGGAACAGCAGAAACGGCTAAATAACCATATAATTTTTTGCAAACATTCCAGTCTTGCGGCCCAGGAGGCGACAACAACGACCCCGTGGATTAGGAGGAGCTCTGGGCGCCTTTAGGTAAATGACAGCGCTGCGTATTTCTGGAGAGCTTACGGTCTCTAGTAGCTTCCATCTTTGGATGATCACACCCCCGAGCTGCACTCCAGGTGCTAATTATCTCTGATTGTTCCAATAATATCTTAAAATAACCCTTTAATCTTCTTTACCCGTTTGCAGCCACAATATTGGCGTGTTGTGTTGGCCACAGGCTGTCAAAGCCCCGATTGTGCGCTCGCCTCTGCTCGGTGTGCCGAACCCTCCACTCCCATCTGAGCGTTGTGTcgtgtgtttgcagctggaATGGGAGTTTttctctgatctgatctgatggatggGGGCGGAGGCGGCGGAGGCACGGCTCCCCCGATCGAAGCTACAGGCAGCGCAGGGTTTCTCATTAACCTATGATAATGCACCTGTCAGTCTGCACCCGTCCTCCGCTTCTTCTCCGTCTGGGTCCCTGCTTCTGTTTGGCTGCCTCGCTTGCTTCGGCACAGCCAGCCGCCGCCACTTCTTCCCCTCCTTGAGGAAATGCGTAAAGCTCATATTGGGACGTATGTTTAGAGGCAGACTTGCTAAATCAGGCCAATTTTTACATCATCAAAGGTTGATAATGAAAGCAGGATCGCCCGCGATGGAGGGCGACTCTCGCCATCCCCGAGTCCTTTGATACGTCCTTTTCTCATCACCAACTCCTTCATCAGATATCCTCTTTAATCCCTGCAGCCTCTTCCaagctgtgatttatttttcctaTCTGGCTGTGTgtccccaaccccccccccccctcctgactACAACAATGACGCTGCCTCCAGCTAACTGGAGTGGGCAGACTTGAGCAACGGAGAGCAAATCCTTCTGGACCTGAAGTTGTCAGAACTGGGGGAGGTTAGACAtcagaagagagaggaggagaggctgcaTTAATGCTGTTTATGTTTGGGGTTTGGGGAGAGTCGAGCTTCAGTAGCTCCCATTAGTCACTCTGTCAGAAGTTGGAGAGACGGACGACATGTCGCCGCTCCCATTTGGTGCCAAATAGACTTTGGAATTCCGCTGCTCTGCTTTTGGCAGCATTTGATCATGATTAAAGAAGGAGCGTGCGTGATGCTGGGAATGTTTCTGGCCTGACTCTTCACTGTCAGATCTCTTATTTTTCATCGCAGGCCAAGCGGGTCTGCACGAGGACAATCAGATATTTCTGCTATGAAGTCGCCTGATAACAACCACGCGCGTGAGGTGGAGCCGATACACACCTGCCGATTGGCTCTggccttcctgtttcctgtcatgtgacaccTCTTTGTCTCCCAGAACACGTCCTTGACTTTTAACCCTctcaattttttaaaaaaaaaagcaaacttcCTGCAGTCTTTTTCATGTTCAGTCAGAAACAGATCAAAACAGATCATAACATTTGCAATAATTCATTAGACTGCTATTAATTAGAGTGACTAACCAGCCAAAGCAGAGATGCCACAAAATCCCTCAATGTTTTATTCTCATTATGAACAAAGTCTGAATTTTTATCTTTTCGAGTcatcaggaaaagaaaagatcctttttttcttttgcagtgcTACAATAATAGAGAATTAACAGAGATTAAAATGAGTTTGGCTCAGTGCAGATGTAAGGATAAATGCATTTCATCTTGGctaatttgcatttaaaattcCAACTAAACTCTATGATTTCTGACTTTtaagatgaaaaaaaattaaaaaccagACTGAGAggaacaaaaataaagataaaatgcataataaataCTGCAGATTTGGTCCGTACTGAACTTAACCTGCAACCATTGCTATAAAGACGCTCCCACATCAGCTCCTTCGACGTCGTGCTAAATTAAAACACAATCGCCGTAATCGAGTAAATGTA
The nucleotide sequence above comes from Takifugu rubripes chromosome 9, fTakRub1.2, whole genome shotgun sequence. Encoded proteins:
- the cd82b gene encoding CD82 molecule b; the encoded protein is MGKGCITVTKYFLFLFNLLFFVFGGLIMGFGLWVLLDNQSFIAVLQESSDTVKVAAYILIGVGSLSMALGFFGCIGAIYEIRCLLGLYFTCLLLILIGQVTAGVLIYFQRDQLKHEMSNIIKDMIVNYTGVNRTAESTWDYVQKSMKCCGWTGPGNWSDNLIIKNSFQNLYPCSCRNESLPGSDIKLEGLCEHLSADLPVFETGCITNVEKWLLENCGVILGICAGVAVIELLGMILSMCLCKSVVQEDYSKVPKY